A region of Hydrogenimonas cancrithermarum DNA encodes the following proteins:
- the ccsA gene encoding cytochrome c biogenesis protein, with protein MKKLSDYILSMHSAIVMMLIFAFSIGTATFIENDYGTQTAKALVYNARWFEFLLLLLTVNLVSNIVRYRMWRPGKRLVFLFHAAFIVILVGAGITRYFGFEGIMHIREGAASNEIISDRTYLQIDAAKEGKHLVYAKPVLFSKIGSNRMLQDIRLDKETLTLEVLRYIPNAAEKIVVDEKGGPVISMMIASGEKPQQVILKAGESYETPAFVIAFEAAVQSDKPVIEIRMEKGELKAKLPFALQYLKMSDRSSGMVSQGEHELQTRHLYSGSGVNFVIKEALPHAKVIIASSEAKAGAPMMRSSLDAVELKLKLGKDSKIVTVYGSKGQPGEEVHVSLDGWDIAVSYGSRIIKLPFSLKLVDFQLERYPGSMSPSSYASEVVVVDPEKKVEMPFRIYMNHVLDYRGYRFFQSSYDMDEKGTILSVNHDPGTWPTYLGYLMLAIGMFGSMLTYSSRFQTLMRRARDLQKLARKCAPLFAVFAFGWMLPTPMHADETAQKYNLPVIQKAHAEQFGGLLVQDNGGRIEPIDTLAREVLRKVTRKEERFGLDADQIFLGMIIRPEQWQKVPMVKISLPGINKILGIDSKAKYAAFDDFFDFSKKESYKLGKMVEEITRKRPAERSTLDKEILKVDERVNVMYMTFTGSLLRIFPNPKDKTGRWYAPLDAIKHFDEKSGQFVQAILASYFSNIDSALKDGDWKKADKALEVIKQYQQFYGAAIIPTEGRIEAELWMNKNKPFQKLIPLYLGIGFILLMLSIYHIIKPKFNLKWPVRIAMALLIFGFFVHTFGLGLRWYISGHAPWSNGYESMLYIAWATLLAGFIFSKKSPITLAATGILSGLILFVAHLNWLDPEITNLVPVLKSYWLMIHVSLITASYGFLGLGALLAFITLWLYIIKHGENRADIEYSIRELTHINEMSLIFGLALLTVGNFLGGVWANESWGRYWGWDPKETWALVTILVYAVVIHIRFVKSMRGVFAFNVASLLAFSSVVMTYFGVNYYLSGMHSYAKGDPVPIPTFVYYVIGVVVVTIVLAYRKRELLPLNKANK; from the coding sequence ATGAAAAAACTCTCTGATTACATTCTCTCGATGCATAGCGCCATCGTAATGATGCTGATATTCGCCTTTTCGATCGGCACCGCTACCTTCATCGAAAACGATTATGGAACCCAAACGGCCAAAGCACTGGTTTATAACGCCCGATGGTTCGAGTTTCTTCTGCTTCTGCTCACGGTCAACCTTGTCTCCAATATCGTCCGCTACCGTATGTGGCGACCCGGCAAACGCCTTGTCTTTCTCTTTCATGCCGCCTTCATCGTCATACTGGTCGGTGCCGGAATTACCCGCTATTTCGGTTTCGAAGGGATTATGCATATCCGTGAAGGTGCGGCAAGCAACGAAATCATAAGTGACCGGACCTACCTCCAGATCGATGCGGCCAAAGAGGGAAAACACCTCGTTTACGCCAAACCGGTACTCTTTTCGAAAATCGGAAGCAACCGGATGCTTCAGGATATACGGCTCGACAAAGAGACATTGACGCTCGAAGTGCTGCGATACATTCCCAACGCGGCTGAAAAGATTGTCGTGGACGAGAAGGGCGGCCCGGTCATTTCCATGATGATCGCATCGGGAGAGAAGCCGCAGCAGGTGATACTCAAGGCGGGAGAGAGCTATGAGACTCCGGCGTTCGTCATCGCCTTCGAAGCGGCTGTTCAGAGCGACAAGCCCGTTATCGAAATTCGAATGGAAAAGGGAGAACTCAAAGCCAAACTCCCCTTCGCACTGCAGTATCTGAAGATGAGTGACCGAAGTTCCGGCATGGTGAGCCAGGGAGAACATGAACTGCAGACCCGCCATCTCTACAGCGGTTCCGGTGTCAATTTTGTCATCAAAGAGGCGCTTCCGCACGCAAAAGTGATTATCGCCAGCAGTGAAGCCAAGGCGGGCGCTCCGATGATGCGCAGTTCGCTCGATGCGGTGGAGTTGAAACTGAAGCTCGGCAAAGATTCAAAAATCGTGACCGTTTACGGCAGCAAAGGCCAACCGGGAGAAGAGGTGCACGTTTCGCTCGATGGATGGGATATCGCCGTCAGTTACGGTTCCAGAATCATCAAACTCCCTTTTTCCCTCAAACTGGTCGATTTTCAGCTCGAACGCTATCCCGGTTCGATGAGCCCCTCCTCGTATGCGAGCGAAGTGGTTGTCGTCGATCCGGAAAAAAAGGTCGAGATGCCGTTTAGAATCTATATGAACCATGTCCTCGACTATCGCGGTTATCGATTTTTCCAGTCCTCTTACGACATGGACGAAAAAGGAACCATCTTGTCCGTCAATCACGATCCCGGCACCTGGCCGACCTATCTTGGCTATCTGATGCTCGCAATCGGTATGTTCGGTTCGATGCTCACCTATTCGAGCCGATTCCAGACGCTTATGCGCCGGGCTCGCGACCTTCAGAAACTTGCCAGAAAATGTGCCCCGCTTTTCGCGGTGTTTGCCTTTGGATGGATGCTTCCGACACCGATGCATGCCGATGAAACCGCCCAGAAGTACAATCTTCCGGTTATTCAAAAAGCGCACGCCGAGCAATTCGGCGGCTTGCTCGTACAGGACAATGGGGGACGTATCGAACCGATCGATACACTGGCGCGTGAAGTGCTGCGCAAGGTGACGCGCAAAGAGGAGCGTTTCGGTCTGGATGCGGACCAGATATTCCTGGGAATGATTATCCGCCCGGAACAGTGGCAGAAAGTTCCTATGGTCAAGATTTCGCTTCCGGGGATTAACAAGATTCTCGGTATCGATTCGAAAGCCAAATATGCCGCATTCGATGATTTTTTCGATTTTTCGAAAAAGGAGAGTTACAAGCTCGGGAAAATGGTTGAAGAGATCACGCGTAAGCGGCCGGCAGAGCGTAGTACGCTCGACAAGGAGATCCTGAAAGTGGATGAGCGGGTCAATGTCATGTATATGACTTTTACCGGATCGCTTTTGAGAATTTTTCCAAACCCCAAAGACAAGACAGGCCGTTGGTACGCTCCGCTCGATGCGATCAAGCACTTCGACGAGAAGAGTGGCCAGTTCGTTCAGGCGATTCTGGCGAGCTATTTCAGCAATATCGACAGCGCATTGAAGGACGGCGACTGGAAGAAAGCGGACAAAGCACTCGAGGTGATCAAACAGTATCAGCAGTTTTACGGTGCGGCGATAATCCCCACGGAAGGACGGATCGAAGCGGAACTCTGGATGAACAAAAACAAGCCGTTCCAGAAGCTCATACCTCTTTATCTCGGTATCGGCTTCATACTTCTGATGCTTTCGATCTACCACATCATCAAGCCGAAATTCAACCTCAAATGGCCGGTGCGCATTGCGATGGCGCTGCTGATTTTCGGATTTTTCGTGCATACGTTCGGATTGGGACTGCGATGGTATATCTCCGGCCATGCCCCATGGAGCAACGGATATGAGTCGATGCTCTACATCGCATGGGCGACACTGCTGGCCGGGTTTATCTTCTCCAAAAAGTCACCGATTACGTTGGCTGCGACGGGAATCCTTTCCGGTCTCATCCTTTTTGTCGCACATCTGAACTGGCTCGACCCGGAGATCACCAACCTCGTGCCTGTGCTCAAATCCTACTGGCTGATGATCCATGTATCGCTGATTACCGCCAGTTACGGCTTTTTGGGCCTTGGTGCCCTTCTGGCTTTCATTACGCTCTGGCTCTATATCATCAAGCACGGCGAAAACCGTGCCGACATCGAATACTCGATTCGTGAACTGACCCATATCAACGAAATGAGCCTTATCTTCGGCCTCGCCTTGCTGACGGTCGGTAACTTCCTGGGTGGGGTCTGGGCGAACGAAAGCTGGGGGCGCTACTGGGGATGGGATCCGAAAGAGACATGGGCCCTCGTGACGATTCTTGTCTACGCCGTCGTTATCCATATCCGCTTCGTCAAGTCGATGCGCGGCGTCTTCGCTTTCAATGTCGCATCTTTGCTGGCATTCAGCTCTGTCGTCATGACCTACTTCGGCGTCAACTACTATCTCTCGGGAATGCACTCTTACGCCAAAGGCGACCCGGTGCCGATCCCGACGTTTGTCTATTATGTGATTGGTGTGGTGGTCGTTACGATCGTGCTGGCGTACCGAAAACGTGAACTGCTGCCGCTGAACAAAGCGAACAAATAG
- the dnaJ gene encoding molecular chaperone DnaJ has product MAELDYYEILEIERTSSQDEIKKAYRKMALKYHPDRNPDDKEAEEKFKLVNEAYQVLSDEEKRAVYDRYGKAGLEGQGFHGFEGQSYEDIMDDLSAIFESVFGGGFTGRRASRGSGEKYNLDLSAQMEISFKEAVFGAKKELRYRYKKPCEPCKGTGAKDGAVSTCEYCNGQGQVYMRQGFMTFAQTCPQCHGSGQSIKEKCPKCAGRGYEEVETTITVEIPEGVDDGNRLRVPHAGNVSADGRRGDLYITFYVEEDEHFIRHGDDIYLEVPVFFTQAVLGETIEIPTLRGKKELKLPQGAKDKQQFIFRGEGVRNVHSGQLGNLIAQITIVYPKSLNEKQKELLKELQESFGIESKPHESIFESAFEKIKGWFKK; this is encoded by the coding sequence TTGGCTGAACTGGATTACTACGAAATACTCGAAATCGAACGCACATCGTCGCAGGACGAGATAAAGAAAGCTTACCGAAAAATGGCACTCAAATACCATCCGGACCGCAATCCGGACGACAAAGAGGCCGAAGAGAAGTTCAAACTCGTCAACGAAGCCTACCAAGTTCTCAGCGACGAAGAGAAACGCGCCGTCTACGACCGTTACGGCAAAGCCGGACTCGAAGGCCAGGGGTTCCACGGCTTCGAAGGACAGAGCTACGAAGATATCATGGACGACCTGAGCGCCATCTTCGAATCGGTCTTCGGCGGCGGGTTTACCGGCCGCCGCGCCTCACGAGGCTCGGGAGAGAAGTACAACCTCGACCTCTCGGCCCAAATGGAGATCAGTTTCAAAGAGGCCGTCTTCGGTGCAAAAAAAGAGCTCCGATACCGCTATAAAAAGCCATGCGAACCCTGCAAAGGAACCGGAGCCAAAGATGGTGCCGTCAGCACCTGCGAATACTGCAACGGGCAGGGCCAGGTCTATATGCGACAGGGTTTCATGACCTTCGCACAAACCTGCCCGCAGTGCCACGGCAGCGGCCAGAGCATCAAGGAGAAGTGCCCAAAATGCGCCGGACGCGGCTACGAAGAGGTCGAAACGACGATCACCGTCGAAATTCCCGAGGGGGTCGACGACGGCAACCGCCTTCGCGTACCCCATGCCGGCAACGTGAGCGCCGACGGCCGCCGCGGCGACCTCTACATCACGTTCTACGTCGAAGAGGATGAACACTTCATCCGCCATGGCGACGACATCTACCTCGAAGTGCCGGTCTTCTTTACCCAGGCGGTACTGGGCGAAACGATCGAAATCCCGACACTTCGGGGCAAAAAAGAGCTCAAACTCCCTCAGGGCGCCAAGGACAAGCAGCAGTTCATCTTCCGCGGCGAAGGTGTGAGAAACGTCCACAGCGGCCAGCTTGGCAACCTGATCGCGCAAATTACAATCGTCTATCCGAAATCTCTGAACGAGAAGCAAAAAGAGCTTCTCAAAGAGCTGCAAGAGAGTTTCGGCATCGAGTCAAAGCCCCATGAGAGTATCTTCGAGTCGGCTTTCGAGAAAATCAAGGGATGGTTTAAAAAGTAG